The Megachile rotundata isolate GNS110a chromosome 8, iyMegRotu1, whole genome shotgun sequence genome has a segment encoding these proteins:
- the LOC100880249 gene encoding uncharacterized protein LOC100880249 isoform X2 — translation MDYTDTDLQKACDTKQMAIIGKIHNMPWLKSNSQLSGHVKTLQGGTELKNNSFKSKINEETKERIEIVSTSTVSTSPKVNHIDNALIKNLNEDDSIISKEEFINLPQKDMETVWNEDVNVPSTLFPNSQCLVMQRLDEQERISMTLAESIVTVQLDQFRLTEQEQSKSTDSHNEADNEWDSVNGISNLPKSDSDLSNQVSSKQCHDNNNNNAKSKSQSTVETKKAMQKTTKVNTKKLNEQKTKKQSGNSLKEPYDISKQGSKSKDDLLNLCNDENKTSTSTGEPKKISVGISPKFIDKYNEVNGYNKQLIMGKGTRTKEQQVFKPHFSTFNDSGNNSRSSIGGLDDKSKSVATKLKVSRNESDKKGNELDDTKKCHKVQIARTQSYNYQYIRSKPSVKSQQQQQRYLKNVIKSEETSSIKNTSDCNNTASTSIENSSKKKCESQQSITNKQVSDIHSTHSISGKSIKNSNVPECSIGERNAGKSSSVSCKRNYQNLANAKNIVERNVKDDQTHTQKFKRDSNVYRRSSTVIPTFFKDLSGHAKTEDSKKNVSDNNSAKDYKVKAVSTADAKVHCESEGSRVSVYSHKTSNGASNINKTDTLDSSTVNNVQSVKSLNSCSDNTKDSIIVNVSQELQVSQVSCNKTEVQFVKTEQENTSNNNSNNKTSTSNSDTKSVKFSDNVQEINVMHRSTPSYSDNSMHQNKIPINPFYSNLQNTSNTSDAQQMENHQNVQNKSYFDNNAAQYSNTTTNMQHTERDLQLLDVVQQKPEQTSHMTPQNVLPQNNSNTSIVMGNRLPYQSMPAMYLNQYNNTQNVPRKTADSTIISQNALISSTASYNVESQNVLQNDPSNILMHNTQTSVLPPPGFHNHPVTTQHNQWNVPFPDMFLFGNMMNPVPPMNVQLQNSRHVCGTDYNNIQQTGYLQHPMFYVPPICMQSWNPLLQYPAPLFQNSPYANCNTYPNQPVQQIENPPNFSVPVKLDSYMGNIQGCKSNNIRMKDNSMDTHARVNQYRAPLPNEYQNCSQDGQLMVPFSYGIAMDSMARNCPPNVHMQMSQKYAPHALTTANYQRMPETCSPFQNNQDSHNRKDDVSKNDSDCIPPMVSPRECMYYGVNYSRKTDTVQHSSLRSDMKPVTYNIHSVNNQHYVPQYQRNNAIYHNSTPKELSTRVTMGRGIRKTMDQ, via the exons ATGGATTACACTGATACAGATTTACAAAAAGCATGCGATACCAAGCAGATGGCCATAATCGGCAAGATACATAATATGCCATGGCTAAAAAGTAATTCTCAGTTATCAGGCCA CGTAAAAACGCTTCAAGGTggaacagaattaaaaaataattcattcaaaagtaaaataaatgaagaaacAAAAGAAAGAATTGAAATTGTTTCAACTAGCACCGTTTCAACTAGTCCCAAAGTAAATCACATTGATAACGCTctaattaaaaacttaaatGAAGACGATAGTATTATAAGTAAagaagaatttattaatttacctcAAAAAGACATGGAGACTGTTTGGAATGAAGATGTTAATGTACCTAGTACattgtttccaaattctcagtgtTTGGTTATGCAAAGATTGGATGAGCAGGAGAGGATAAGTATGACCTTGGCAGAGAGTATTGTTACAGTTCAGCTAGATCAATTTAGGCTTACCGAACAGGAACAAAGTAAATCAACTGATTCCCATAATGAAGCTGATAACGAATG GGATAGCGTTAATGGTATCTCTAACTTGCCAAAGTCGGACAGCGATTTAAGTAATCAAGTAAGTTCAAAGCAGTGTCAcgacaacaataataataatgcaaAATCTAAAAGTCAATCCACAGTAGAAACAAAGAAGGCCATGCAAAAAACAACAAAAGTTAAtaccaaaaaattaaatgaGCAAAAGACTAAAAAACAATCTG GCAATTCTTTGAAAGAACCTTATGATATTTCAAAACAAGGTTCTAAATCTAAGGATGACTTGTTGAATTTATGTAATGATGAAAATAAAACTTCAACTTCTACCGGAGAGCCGAAAAAAATAAGCGTTGGAATAAGTCCTAAATTTATCGATAAATATAATGAAGTTAATGGATATAATAAACAGTTAATTATGGGAAAGGGGACGCGAACGAAGGAGCAACAAGTTTTTAAACCACATTTTTCTACATTTAATGATAGCGgtaataatagcagatcctctATAGGAGGGTTAGATGACAAATCTAAATCTGTTGCTACAAAGTTAAAAGTATCTAGAAACGAATCAGATAAAAAGGGCAATGAATTAGATGATACAAAAAAGTGTCATAAAGTTCAAATAGCACGCACTCAGTCATATAATTATCAGTATATCAGAAGTAAACCATCGGTAAAAtcacaacaacaacagcaacgatATTTAAAGAACGTAATTAAATCAGAAGAAACTagttcaattaaaaatacatcTGACTGTAATAATACCGCGTCTACTTCAATCGAGAATTCGTCTAAGAAAAAATGTGAAAGTCAACAGAGTATAACGAATAAGCAAGTTAGCGATATACATTCGACTCACAGTATTTCCGGGAAAAGTATTAAGAATTCAAATGTTCCAGAATGCAGTATAGGCGAAAGGAATGCCGGAAAGTCAAGCTCTGTCTCGTGTAAACGAAATTACCAAAACTTAGCTAACGCAAAAAATATCGTTGAGAGAAATGTTAAAGATGATCAAACGCATACGCAAAAATTTAAGAGAGATTCTAACGTTTACAGACGTTCATCAACCGTTATCCCGACattttttaaagatttaagCGGACACGCGAAAACAGAGGATAGCAAAAAGAACGTTAGCGATAATAATTCAGCAAAGGATTATAAAGTAAAAGCTGTCAGCACGGCAGATGCAAAAGTACATTGTGAATCAGAAGGCTCAAGAGTATCAGTGTACTCGCATAAGACAAGTAATGGTGCTAGTAATATAAACAAGACTGATACATTAGATTCGTCTACTGTAAATAATGTACAGTCTGTAAAGTCATTAAATTCTTGTTCAGACAACACCAAAGATTCTATAATTGTAAATGTGTCACAAGAATTACAAGTTTCGCAAGTCTCTTGCAACAAAACTGAAGTACAATTTGTGAAGACTGAACAAGAAAAtactagtaataataatagcaataataaaaCAAGTACTAGTAATTCAGATACCAAATCAGTTAAATTCTCGGACAATGTTCAAGAAATTAATGTGATGCATCGATCAACGCCATCGTATTCAGATAATTCTATGcatcaaaataaaataccaattaatccattttattcgaatttacaaaatacatcTAACACGAGTGATGCTCAACAAATGGAAAACCATCAAAACGTACAAAATAAGAGTTATTTCGATAATAATGCTGCTCAATATAGTAATACAACAACCAATATGCAACATACCGAAAGAGATTTACAATTGCTGGATGTGGTACAACAAAAACCAGAACAAACTTCTCATATGACTCCACAGAATGTGTTGCCACAAAATAACAGTAACACAAGCATTGTAATGGGAAATAGATTACCTTATCAAAGTATGCCTGCTATGTATTTAAACCAGTATAATAATACACAAAATGTACCAAGGAAAACGGCCGACAGTACAATCATTTCTCAAAATGCGTTAATTTCAAGTACCGCTTCTTACAACGTAGAAAGTCAAAACGTTTTACAAAATGATCCTTCTAACATTCTGATGCATAATACTCAAACGTCTGTTTTACCGCCGCCAGGTTTTCACAATCATCCTGTAACTACCCAGCATAATCAATGGAATGTGCCGTTTCCGGATATGTTTCTGTTTGGAAATATGATGAATCCAGTTCCTCCTATGAACGTGCAGCTTCAAAACTCCAGACACGTGTGTGGCACAGATTACAACAACATCCAACAAACGGGTTATTTGCAGCACCCAATGTTTTACGTTCCGCCAATATGTATGCAGAGTTGGAATCCTCTATTGCAGTATCCCGCGCCtttgtttcaaaattctccatATGCTAATTGCAACACGTATCCTAATCAA CCAGTGCAGCAAATAGAGAATCCCCCAAACTTCTCTGTACCCGTTAAACTCGACAGTTACATGGGAAATATACAAGGGTGCAAGTCGAATAATATCAGAATGAAAGATAACTCGATGGACACTCACGCGAGGGTGAATCAGTACCGAGCTCCACTGCCAAACGAGTATCAAAATTGTTCTCAAGATGGTCAACTGATGGTGCCGTTCTCCTATGGAATCGCGATGGACTCGATGGCAAGAAATTGCCCACCAAACGTGCACATGCAAATGAGTCAGAAGTATGCACCGCACGCCCTAACTACCGCTAATTATCAAAGAATGCCAGAGACCTGTTCGCCGTTCCAAAACAATCAGGACTCCCACAATAGGAAAGATGACGTATCCAAaaatgattcagattgtatacCGCCAATGGTGTCGCCAAGGGAATGCATGTATTACGGAGTCAATTACTCTCGCAAGACCGATACGGTACAGCACTCGTCCCTGCGGTCTGACATGAAACCCGTTACATACAATATTCATTCGGTAAACAATCAACATTACGTTCCGCAATATCAAAGGAACAACGCGATTTATCATAACTCGACACCGAAAGAACTTTCAACCAGGGTAACTATGGGTCGCGGTATACGGAAAACAATGGATCAGTAA
- the LOC100880249 gene encoding uncharacterized protein LOC100880249 isoform X1: MDYTDTDLQKACDTKQMAIIGKIHNMPWLKSNSQLSGHVKTLQGGTELKNNSFKSKINEETKERIEIVSTSTVSTSPKVNHIDNALIKNLNEDDSIISKEEFINLPQKDMETVWNEDVNVPSTLFPNSQCLVMQRLDEQERISMTLAESIVTVQLDQFRLTEQEQSKSTDSHNEADNEWDSVNGISNLPKSDSDLSNQVSSKQCHDNNNNNAKSKSQSTVETKKAMQKTTKVNTKKLNEQKTKKQSGNSLKEPYDISKQGSKSKDDLLNLCNDENKTSTSTGEPKKISVGISPKFIDKYNEVNGYNKQLIMGKGTRTKEQQVFKPHFSTFNDSGNNSRSSIGGLDDKSKSVATKLKVSRNESDKKGNELDDTKKCHKVQIARTQSYNYQYIRSKPSVKSQQQQQRYLKNVIKSEETSSIKNTSDCNNTASTSIENSSKKKCESQQSITNKQVSDIHSTHSISGKSIKNSNVPECSIGERNAGKSSSVSCKRNYQNLANAKNIVERNVKDDQTHTQKFKRDSNVYRRSSTVIPTFFKDLSGHAKTEDSKKNVSDNNSAKDYKVKAVSTADAKVHCESEGSRVSVYSHKTSNGASNINKTDTLDSSTVNNVQSVKSLNSCSDNTKDSIIVNVSQELQVSQVSCNKTEVQFVKTEQENTSNNNSNNKTSTSNSDTKSVKFSDNVQEINVMHRSTPSYSDNSMHQNKIPINPFYSNLQNTSNTSDAQQMENHQNVQNKSYFDNNAAQYSNTTTNMQHTERDLQLLDVVQQKPEQTSHMTPQNVLPQNNSNTSIVMGNRLPYQSMPAMYLNQYNNTQNVPRKTADSTIISQNALISSTASYNVESQNVLQNDPSNILMHNTQTSVLPPPGFHNHPVTTQHNQWNVPFPDMFLFGNMMNPVPPMNVQLQNSRHVCGTDYNNIQQTGYLQHPMFYVPPICMQSWNPLLQYPAPLFQNSPYANCNTYPNQVLSSPNLVDSANCPVSTSIQNNTYKHFQPVQQIENPPNFSVPVKLDSYMGNIQGCKSNNIRMKDNSMDTHARVNQYRAPLPNEYQNCSQDGQLMVPFSYGIAMDSMARNCPPNVHMQMSQKYAPHALTTANYQRMPETCSPFQNNQDSHNRKDDVSKNDSDCIPPMVSPRECMYYGVNYSRKTDTVQHSSLRSDMKPVTYNIHSVNNQHYVPQYQRNNAIYHNSTPKELSTRVTMGRGIRKTMDQ; encoded by the exons ATGGATTACACTGATACAGATTTACAAAAAGCATGCGATACCAAGCAGATGGCCATAATCGGCAAGATACATAATATGCCATGGCTAAAAAGTAATTCTCAGTTATCAGGCCA CGTAAAAACGCTTCAAGGTggaacagaattaaaaaataattcattcaaaagtaaaataaatgaagaaacAAAAGAAAGAATTGAAATTGTTTCAACTAGCACCGTTTCAACTAGTCCCAAAGTAAATCACATTGATAACGCTctaattaaaaacttaaatGAAGACGATAGTATTATAAGTAAagaagaatttattaatttacctcAAAAAGACATGGAGACTGTTTGGAATGAAGATGTTAATGTACCTAGTACattgtttccaaattctcagtgtTTGGTTATGCAAAGATTGGATGAGCAGGAGAGGATAAGTATGACCTTGGCAGAGAGTATTGTTACAGTTCAGCTAGATCAATTTAGGCTTACCGAACAGGAACAAAGTAAATCAACTGATTCCCATAATGAAGCTGATAACGAATG GGATAGCGTTAATGGTATCTCTAACTTGCCAAAGTCGGACAGCGATTTAAGTAATCAAGTAAGTTCAAAGCAGTGTCAcgacaacaataataataatgcaaAATCTAAAAGTCAATCCACAGTAGAAACAAAGAAGGCCATGCAAAAAACAACAAAAGTTAAtaccaaaaaattaaatgaGCAAAAGACTAAAAAACAATCTG GCAATTCTTTGAAAGAACCTTATGATATTTCAAAACAAGGTTCTAAATCTAAGGATGACTTGTTGAATTTATGTAATGATGAAAATAAAACTTCAACTTCTACCGGAGAGCCGAAAAAAATAAGCGTTGGAATAAGTCCTAAATTTATCGATAAATATAATGAAGTTAATGGATATAATAAACAGTTAATTATGGGAAAGGGGACGCGAACGAAGGAGCAACAAGTTTTTAAACCACATTTTTCTACATTTAATGATAGCGgtaataatagcagatcctctATAGGAGGGTTAGATGACAAATCTAAATCTGTTGCTACAAAGTTAAAAGTATCTAGAAACGAATCAGATAAAAAGGGCAATGAATTAGATGATACAAAAAAGTGTCATAAAGTTCAAATAGCACGCACTCAGTCATATAATTATCAGTATATCAGAAGTAAACCATCGGTAAAAtcacaacaacaacagcaacgatATTTAAAGAACGTAATTAAATCAGAAGAAACTagttcaattaaaaatacatcTGACTGTAATAATACCGCGTCTACTTCAATCGAGAATTCGTCTAAGAAAAAATGTGAAAGTCAACAGAGTATAACGAATAAGCAAGTTAGCGATATACATTCGACTCACAGTATTTCCGGGAAAAGTATTAAGAATTCAAATGTTCCAGAATGCAGTATAGGCGAAAGGAATGCCGGAAAGTCAAGCTCTGTCTCGTGTAAACGAAATTACCAAAACTTAGCTAACGCAAAAAATATCGTTGAGAGAAATGTTAAAGATGATCAAACGCATACGCAAAAATTTAAGAGAGATTCTAACGTTTACAGACGTTCATCAACCGTTATCCCGACattttttaaagatttaagCGGACACGCGAAAACAGAGGATAGCAAAAAGAACGTTAGCGATAATAATTCAGCAAAGGATTATAAAGTAAAAGCTGTCAGCACGGCAGATGCAAAAGTACATTGTGAATCAGAAGGCTCAAGAGTATCAGTGTACTCGCATAAGACAAGTAATGGTGCTAGTAATATAAACAAGACTGATACATTAGATTCGTCTACTGTAAATAATGTACAGTCTGTAAAGTCATTAAATTCTTGTTCAGACAACACCAAAGATTCTATAATTGTAAATGTGTCACAAGAATTACAAGTTTCGCAAGTCTCTTGCAACAAAACTGAAGTACAATTTGTGAAGACTGAACAAGAAAAtactagtaataataatagcaataataaaaCAAGTACTAGTAATTCAGATACCAAATCAGTTAAATTCTCGGACAATGTTCAAGAAATTAATGTGATGCATCGATCAACGCCATCGTATTCAGATAATTCTATGcatcaaaataaaataccaattaatccattttattcgaatttacaaaatacatcTAACACGAGTGATGCTCAACAAATGGAAAACCATCAAAACGTACAAAATAAGAGTTATTTCGATAATAATGCTGCTCAATATAGTAATACAACAACCAATATGCAACATACCGAAAGAGATTTACAATTGCTGGATGTGGTACAACAAAAACCAGAACAAACTTCTCATATGACTCCACAGAATGTGTTGCCACAAAATAACAGTAACACAAGCATTGTAATGGGAAATAGATTACCTTATCAAAGTATGCCTGCTATGTATTTAAACCAGTATAATAATACACAAAATGTACCAAGGAAAACGGCCGACAGTACAATCATTTCTCAAAATGCGTTAATTTCAAGTACCGCTTCTTACAACGTAGAAAGTCAAAACGTTTTACAAAATGATCCTTCTAACATTCTGATGCATAATACTCAAACGTCTGTTTTACCGCCGCCAGGTTTTCACAATCATCCTGTAACTACCCAGCATAATCAATGGAATGTGCCGTTTCCGGATATGTTTCTGTTTGGAAATATGATGAATCCAGTTCCTCCTATGAACGTGCAGCTTCAAAACTCCAGACACGTGTGTGGCACAGATTACAACAACATCCAACAAACGGGTTATTTGCAGCACCCAATGTTTTACGTTCCGCCAATATGTATGCAGAGTTGGAATCCTCTATTGCAGTATCCCGCGCCtttgtttcaaaattctccatATGCTAATTGCAACACGTATCCTAATCAAGTATTATCATCACCTAATTTGGTAGATTCCGCTAATTGTCCCGTTTCAACGTCAATACAAAACAATACGTACAAACATTTTCAGCCAGTGCAGCAAATAGAGAATCCCCCAAACTTCTCTGTACCCGTTAAACTCGACAGTTACATGGGAAATATACAAGGGTGCAAGTCGAATAATATCAGAATGAAAGATAACTCGATGGACACTCACGCGAGGGTGAATCAGTACCGAGCTCCACTGCCAAACGAGTATCAAAATTGTTCTCAAGATGGTCAACTGATGGTGCCGTTCTCCTATGGAATCGCGATGGACTCGATGGCAAGAAATTGCCCACCAAACGTGCACATGCAAATGAGTCAGAAGTATGCACCGCACGCCCTAACTACCGCTAATTATCAAAGAATGCCAGAGACCTGTTCGCCGTTCCAAAACAATCAGGACTCCCACAATAGGAAAGATGACGTATCCAAaaatgattcagattgtatacCGCCAATGGTGTCGCCAAGGGAATGCATGTATTACGGAGTCAATTACTCTCGCAAGACCGATACGGTACAGCACTCGTCCCTGCGGTCTGACATGAAACCCGTTACATACAATATTCATTCGGTAAACAATCAACATTACGTTCCGCAATATCAAAGGAACAACGCGATTTATCATAACTCGACACCGAAAGAACTTTCAACCAGGGTAACTATGGGTCGCGGTATACGGAAAACAATGGATCAGTAA
- the LOC100880249 gene encoding uncharacterized protein LOC100880249 isoform X4, translating into MDYTDTDLQKACDTKQMAIIGKIHNMPWLKSNSQLSGHVKTLQGGTELKNNSFKSKINEETKERIEIVSTSTVSTSPKVNHIDNALIKNLNEDDSIISKEEFINLPQKDMETVWNEDVNVPSTLFPNSQCLVMQRLDEQERISMTLAESIVTVQLDQFRLTEQEQSKSTDSHNEADNEWDSVNGISNLPKSDSDLSNQVSSKQCHDNNNNNAKSKSQSTVETKKAMQKTTKVNTKKLNEQKTKKQSGNSLKEPYDISKQGSKSKDDLLNLCNDENKTSTSTGEPKKISVGISPKFIDKYNEVNGYNKQLIMGKGTRTKEQQVFKPHFSTFNDSGNNSRSSIGGLDDKSKSVATKLKVSRNESDKKGNELDDTKKCHKVQIARTQSYNYQYIRSKPSVKSQQQQQRYLKNVIKSEETSSIKNTSDCNNTASTSIENSSKKKCESQQSITNKQVSDIHSTHSISGKSIKNSNVPECSIGERNAGKSSSVSCKRNYQNLANAKNIVERNVKDDQTHTQKFKRDSNVYRRSSTVIPTFFKDLSGHAKTEDSKKNVSDNNSAKDYKVKAVSTADAKVHCESEGSRVSVYSHKTSNGASNINKTDTLDSSTVNNVQSVKSLNSCSDNTKDSIIVNVSQELQVSQVSCNKTEVQFVKTEQENTSNNNSNNKTSTSNSDTKSVKFSDNVQEINVMHRSTPSYSDNSMHQNKIPINPFYSNLQNTSNTSDAQQMENHQNVQNKSYFDNNAAQYSNTTTNMQHTERDLQLLDVVQQKPEQTSHMTPQNVLPQNNSNTSIVMGNRLPYQSFHNHPVTTQHNQWNVPFPDMFLFGNMMNPVPPMNVQLQNSRHVCGTDYNNIQQTGYLQHPMFYVPPICMQSWNPLLQYPAPLFQNSPYANCNTYPNQVLSSPNLVDSANCPVSTSIQNNTYKHFQPVQQIENPPNFSVPVKLDSYMGNIQGCKSNNIRMKDNSMDTHARVNQYRAPLPNEYQNCSQDGQLMVPFSYGIAMDSMARNCPPNVHMQMSQKYAPHALTTANYQRMPETCSPFQNNQDSHNRKDDVSKNDSDCIPPMVSPRECMYYGVNYSRKTDTVQHSSLRSDMKPVTYNIHSVNNQHYVPQYQRNNAIYHNSTPKELSTRVTMGRGIRKTMDQ; encoded by the exons ATGGATTACACTGATACAGATTTACAAAAAGCATGCGATACCAAGCAGATGGCCATAATCGGCAAGATACATAATATGCCATGGCTAAAAAGTAATTCTCAGTTATCAGGCCA CGTAAAAACGCTTCAAGGTggaacagaattaaaaaataattcattcaaaagtaaaataaatgaagaaacAAAAGAAAGAATTGAAATTGTTTCAACTAGCACCGTTTCAACTAGTCCCAAAGTAAATCACATTGATAACGCTctaattaaaaacttaaatGAAGACGATAGTATTATAAGTAAagaagaatttattaatttacctcAAAAAGACATGGAGACTGTTTGGAATGAAGATGTTAATGTACCTAGTACattgtttccaaattctcagtgtTTGGTTATGCAAAGATTGGATGAGCAGGAGAGGATAAGTATGACCTTGGCAGAGAGTATTGTTACAGTTCAGCTAGATCAATTTAGGCTTACCGAACAGGAACAAAGTAAATCAACTGATTCCCATAATGAAGCTGATAACGAATG GGATAGCGTTAATGGTATCTCTAACTTGCCAAAGTCGGACAGCGATTTAAGTAATCAAGTAAGTTCAAAGCAGTGTCAcgacaacaataataataatgcaaAATCTAAAAGTCAATCCACAGTAGAAACAAAGAAGGCCATGCAAAAAACAACAAAAGTTAAtaccaaaaaattaaatgaGCAAAAGACTAAAAAACAATCTG GCAATTCTTTGAAAGAACCTTATGATATTTCAAAACAAGGTTCTAAATCTAAGGATGACTTGTTGAATTTATGTAATGATGAAAATAAAACTTCAACTTCTACCGGAGAGCCGAAAAAAATAAGCGTTGGAATAAGTCCTAAATTTATCGATAAATATAATGAAGTTAATGGATATAATAAACAGTTAATTATGGGAAAGGGGACGCGAACGAAGGAGCAACAAGTTTTTAAACCACATTTTTCTACATTTAATGATAGCGgtaataatagcagatcctctATAGGAGGGTTAGATGACAAATCTAAATCTGTTGCTACAAAGTTAAAAGTATCTAGAAACGAATCAGATAAAAAGGGCAATGAATTAGATGATACAAAAAAGTGTCATAAAGTTCAAATAGCACGCACTCAGTCATATAATTATCAGTATATCAGAAGTAAACCATCGGTAAAAtcacaacaacaacagcaacgatATTTAAAGAACGTAATTAAATCAGAAGAAACTagttcaattaaaaatacatcTGACTGTAATAATACCGCGTCTACTTCAATCGAGAATTCGTCTAAGAAAAAATGTGAAAGTCAACAGAGTATAACGAATAAGCAAGTTAGCGATATACATTCGACTCACAGTATTTCCGGGAAAAGTATTAAGAATTCAAATGTTCCAGAATGCAGTATAGGCGAAAGGAATGCCGGAAAGTCAAGCTCTGTCTCGTGTAAACGAAATTACCAAAACTTAGCTAACGCAAAAAATATCGTTGAGAGAAATGTTAAAGATGATCAAACGCATACGCAAAAATTTAAGAGAGATTCTAACGTTTACAGACGTTCATCAACCGTTATCCCGACattttttaaagatttaagCGGACACGCGAAAACAGAGGATAGCAAAAAGAACGTTAGCGATAATAATTCAGCAAAGGATTATAAAGTAAAAGCTGTCAGCACGGCAGATGCAAAAGTACATTGTGAATCAGAAGGCTCAAGAGTATCAGTGTACTCGCATAAGACAAGTAATGGTGCTAGTAATATAAACAAGACTGATACATTAGATTCGTCTACTGTAAATAATGTACAGTCTGTAAAGTCATTAAATTCTTGTTCAGACAACACCAAAGATTCTATAATTGTAAATGTGTCACAAGAATTACAAGTTTCGCAAGTCTCTTGCAACAAAACTGAAGTACAATTTGTGAAGACTGAACAAGAAAAtactagtaataataatagcaataataaaaCAAGTACTAGTAATTCAGATACCAAATCAGTTAAATTCTCGGACAATGTTCAAGAAATTAATGTGATGCATCGATCAACGCCATCGTATTCAGATAATTCTATGcatcaaaataaaataccaattaatccattttattcgaatttacaaaatacatcTAACACGAGTGATGCTCAACAAATGGAAAACCATCAAAACGTACAAAATAAGAGTTATTTCGATAATAATGCTGCTCAATATAGTAATACAACAACCAATATGCAACATACCGAAAGAGATTTACAATTGCTGGATGTGGTACAACAAAAACCAGAACAAACTTCTCATATGACTCCACAGAATGTGTTGCCACAAAATAACAGTAACACAAGCATTGTAATGGGAAATAGATTACCTTATCAAA GTTTTCACAATCATCCTGTAACTACCCAGCATAATCAATGGAATGTGCCGTTTCCGGATATGTTTCTGTTTGGAAATATGATGAATCCAGTTCCTCCTATGAACGTGCAGCTTCAAAACTCCAGACACGTGTGTGGCACAGATTACAACAACATCCAACAAACGGGTTATTTGCAGCACCCAATGTTTTACGTTCCGCCAATATGTATGCAGAGTTGGAATCCTCTATTGCAGTATCCCGCGCCtttgtttcaaaattctccatATGCTAATTGCAACACGTATCCTAATCAAGTATTATCATCACCTAATTTGGTAGATTCCGCTAATTGTCCCGTTTCAACGTCAATACAAAACAATACGTACAAACATTTTCAGCCAGTGCAGCAAATAGAGAATCCCCCAAACTTCTCTGTACCCGTTAAACTCGACAGTTACATGGGAAATATACAAGGGTGCAAGTCGAATAATATCAGAATGAAAGATAACTCGATGGACACTCACGCGAGGGTGAATCAGTACCGAGCTCCACTGCCAAACGAGTATCAAAATTGTTCTCAAGATGGTCAACTGATGGTGCCGTTCTCCTATGGAATCGCGATGGACTCGATGGCAAGAAATTGCCCACCAAACGTGCACATGCAAATGAGTCAGAAGTATGCACCGCACGCCCTAACTACCGCTAATTATCAAAGAATGCCAGAGACCTGTTCGCCGTTCCAAAACAATCAGGACTCCCACAATAGGAAAGATGACGTATCCAAaaatgattcagattgtatacCGCCAATGGTGTCGCCAAGGGAATGCATGTATTACGGAGTCAATTACTCTCGCAAGACCGATACGGTACAGCACTCGTCCCTGCGGTCTGACATGAAACCCGTTACATACAATATTCATTCGGTAAACAATCAACATTACGTTCCGCAATATCAAAGGAACAACGCGATTTATCATAACTCGACACCGAAAGAACTTTCAACCAGGGTAACTATGGGTCGCGGTATACGGAAAACAATGGATCAGTAA